From a single Brassica napus cultivar Da-Ae chromosome C9, Da-Ae, whole genome shotgun sequence genomic region:
- the LOC111213793 gene encoding cysteine-rich receptor-like protein kinase 45 isoform X1 produces the protein MAVTSFLDNLFRRRKKKYRDSISLFEYEFETIRAATNEFSDLIGRGRCGSLYKGNLQSGQEIAVKILCNRYYREFLNEVNLLPKLRHKNLIHLLGFCSEQGQDFLVYEFMPNSSLDQFIFDPCRASQLSWETCRNIFVGIAQGLQYLHEESGLQVVHLDIKPSNILLDEDFNPKITGFEVVRQIQDGQNKAESTRLFGTAGYIDLHFHQTLRFSAKNDVYTFGVTILTIITRRRIHSSNEETLIQYVSLYQSKHGFVI, from the exons ATGGCTGTTACTTCGTTTCTTGACAACCTtttcagaagaagaaagaagaagtatAGAGACTCCATTAGCC TTTTCGAATACGAATTTGAGACCATCAGAGCTGCAACTAATGAGTTCTCGGACCTTATTGGTCGTGGCCGTTGTGGCTCTCTTTACAAG gGTAATCTTCAAAGCGGACAAGAAATAGCAGTCAAGATACTTTGCAATAGATACTACAGAGAGTTTCTTAATGAAGTTAATCTTTTGCCAAAGCTTAGGCACAAGAATCTGATCCATCTTCTTGGTTTCTGCTCTGAACAAGGCCAAGATTTTCTTGTTTATGAATTCATGCCTAACTCAAGCCTCGATCAGTTTATATTCG aTCCATGTAGAGCTTCTCAGCTAAGTTGGGAGACCTGTCGAAACATTTTTGTAGGGATAGCTCAAGGGTTACAGTACCTTCATGAAGAATCTGGCTTGCAGGTTGTTCACCTCGACATTAAACCTAGTAACATTCTTTTGGACGAAGATTTTAACCCGAAAATCACGGGTTTTGAAGTGGTGAGGCAGATTCAAGATGGCCAAAACAAAGCAGAATCCACTAGACTTTTCGGTACTGC TGGGTATATAGATCTACATTTCCACCAAACTTTGCGTTTTTCTGCCAAAAATGATGTTTATACCTTTGGAGTTACCATCTTGACGATCATAACCAGAAGAAGAATTCATAGTTCGAATGAAGAAACTCTAATCCAATATGTGAGTTTATATCAAAGCAAGCATGGTTTTGTCATATAG
- the LOC111205475 gene encoding protein FIZZY-RELATED 1 gives MEVDGEDPPKKLNLPPSMNRPTVSLETQRINRLIDSNHYHSPSKPIYSDRFIPSRSGSNFALFGLEPSPNKDGKEDGPGSYAGMLRAALFEPDTPEKRDVVTGFSPSRKIFRYKTETQRPVNSFSPLGGAGDDESPGVSRSPVKPTRNILKSAYKVLDAPALQDDFYLNLVDWSAQNVLAVGLANCVYLWNACTSKVTKLCDIGIDESVCSVSWALRGTHLAIGTSSGTVEIWDALRCKRIRTMEGHRLRVGALAWSSSVLSSGSRDKSILQRDIRCQEDHVSKLTGHKSEVCGLKWSYDNRELASGGNDNKLLVWNQHSTQPVLRYCEHTAAVKAIAWSPHLHGLLASGGGTADRCIRFWNTTTNTSLSCVDTTSQVCNLAWSKNVNELVSTHGYSQNQIIVWKYPTMSKLATLTGHTFRVLYLAVSPDGQTIVTGAGDETLRFWNVFPSPKSQSRESKIGALSFGRTTIR, from the exons ATGGAGGTTGACGGAGAAGATCCTCCAAAGAAGCTCAACCTCCCACCGTCAATGAATCGACCGACGGTCTCACTCGAGACCCAACGAATCAACCGTTTAATCGACTCCAACCATTACCACTCCCCCTCCAAACCCATCTACTCCGACCGGTTTATCCCCAGCAGATCCGGTTCCAACTTCGCCCTCTTCGGCCTCGAACCCTCGCCTAACAAAGACGGCAAAGAAGACGGGCCCGGTTCTTACGCCGGCATGCTCCGGGCCGCGCTTTTCGAACCGGATACGCCGGAGAAGAGAGACGTCGTTACTGGGTTCTCTCCGTCCAGGAAGATTTTCCGGTATAAGACGGAGACGCAGAGGCCGGTTAACTCGTTCTCGCCGCTTGGTGGGGCTGGTGATGATGAGTCTCCTGGTGTTAGCCGTAGTCCCGTGAAGCCGACGAGGAACATTCTTAAGTCGGCTTACAAG GTATTGGATGCGCCGGCTCTGCAAGATGATTTTTACTTGAATCTCGTGGATTGGTCGGCACAAAATGTTCTTGCAGTTGGATTAGCCAACTGCGTTTATTTGTGGAATGCTTGTACTAGCAAG GTAACTAAGTTATGTGATATCGGGATTGACGAGAGCGTTTGCTCAGTCAGCTGGGCACTACGTGGAACACATTTGGCGATTGGAACTAGTAGCGGAACTGTAGAG ATTTGGGATGCGTTGCGCTGCAAGAGGATAAGAACGATGGAAGGTCATCGACTACGAGTTGGAGCATTAGCATGGAGCTCATCGGTTTTGTCTTCTGGTAGCAGAGACAAGAGCATACTTCAGAGAGACATACGGTGTCAAGAAGATCATGTCAGTAAACTAACTGGTCACAAATCCGAAGTCTGTGGTCTCAAATGGTCTTATGACAACCGCGAGCTAGCATCAGGCGGAAACGACAATAAG CTTCTTGTGTGGAACCAACATTCAACACAACCGGTTTTGAGATACTGTGAGCACACAGCAGCGGTTAAAGCCATTGCGTGGTCACCGCATCTCCACGGACTTCTTGCCTCCGGTGGTGGCACTGCTGATAGATGTATCCGTTTCTGGAACACAACGACAAACACTTCTTTAAGTTGCGTGGACACCACTAGTCAG GTGTGTAATTTGGCTTGGTCTAAGAACGTGAATGAGCTTGTGAGCACGCACGGATACTCTCAAAACCAAATCATCGTTTGGAAGTACCCAACCATGTCTAAA TTAGCAACTCTCACCGGACACACGTTCCGTGTTCTGTATCTTGCTGTTTCACCTGATGGACAG ACGATCGTGACAGGAGCAGGAGATGAAACCTTAAGGTTCTGGAATGTCTTCCCTTCCCCTAAATCTCAG AGCAGGGAGAGCAAAATAGGGGCGTTGTCTTTTGGTAGAACAACAATCCGGTGA
- the LOC111213794 gene encoding uncharacterized protein LOC111213794 isoform X1, translating to MLEQRAKESEVVTDGEKSKSGKKGAKAPCAKPLSQYSQMMLNHQKLTQPRITSKITEEQLKASSPGKSQTEDQIQTQEPAVQSQPEVSYIERDHGCISSNARLKGTQKFDSSC from the exons ATGCTTGAGCAAAGGGCAAAAGAAA GTGAAGTGGTGACGGATGGTGAGAAGTCGAAGTCGGGGAAGAAGGGAGCTAAGGCTCCATGTGCGAAGCCACTTTCTCAGTATTCTCAG ATGATGCTTAATCACCAAAAGCTTACACAACCGAGGATTACCTCAAAGATCACTGAAGAGCAGCTCAAAGCTTCGTCTCCTGGTAAAAGCCAAACAGAGGATCAAATTCAGACTCAAGAACCTGCTGTACAAAGCCAGCCTGAAG TTAGTTACATCGAGAGAGACCATGGCTGCATCTCCTCCAACGCAAGATTAAAAGGCACCCAAAAATTTGACTCGTCATGTTAA
- the LOC111205089 gene encoding uncharacterized protein LOC111205089, with protein sequence MDSIPFIFIILLFHLQKSKPQTIQSAHLLDLMIRDYTIRNFNIHVKTGTVQKIHLPANFSSIDIDTAKFRCGSLKRHGARIGEFHFGPGLSVQPCVERVILVRQNLGLNWSSSIYSTGYNLTGYNYQLVTPVLGLLAYNSNPDGVAVNPYEVNLMGTEKDHILIDFLSIKSSGSPRSVNSSLLCACFTSNGNITFKEQVSAYVCLGTAQGHYALVAKHHEGSGGGGVITPSSSPGVNNGGGGKLSRWKVAVGSVIGSVIGALLLGLLVVAMLVKGKKKAMREEIEQRAYEEEALQVSMVGHVRANPNNRYSSK encoded by the coding sequence ATGGACTCCATACCATTTATCTTCATCATTCTTCTCTTTCATTTACAGAAATCAAAACCTCAGACGATCCAATCAGCACATCTCCTTGATCTAATGATCAGAGATTACACCATCAGAAACTTCAACATACATGTCAAGACAGGCACGGTCCAGAAAATTCATCTTCCAGCAAATTTCTCGTCCATTGATATCGATACGGCTAAGTTTAGATGCGGGAGTTTGAAGAGACACGGTGCAAGAATAGGAGAGTTTCACTTTGGTCCGGGCTTGAGTGTGCAGCCATGTGTTGAGAGAGTGATTCTGGTGAGACAGAACTTGGGTTTGAACTGGTCTTCTTCTATTTACTCAACCGGTTATAACTTAACCGGTTACAATTACCAGCTCGTGACTCCGGTTCTCGGTTTATTGGCCTACAATTCTAACCCGGACGGTGTGGCTGTGAACCCTTATGAAGTAAACTTAATGGGCACAGAGAAAGACCATATTCTGATAGATTTCTTGAGCATCAAGTCAAGTGGTAGCCCTAGGAGTGTAAATTCCTCTCTATTGTGTGCGTGCTTCACAAGTAACGGTAACATAACGTTCAAAGAGCAAGTTTCAGCCTATGTTTGCTTGGGAACAGCACAGGGGCATTATGCGCTCGTGGCTAAACATCATGAGggtagtggtggtggtggggtgATAACGCCGTCGTCTTCACCTGGTGTAAATAACGGGGGAGGTGGGAAGTTGAGCCGGTGGAAAGTGGCGGTAGGGAGTGTGATTGGGTCAGTGATTGGAGCGTTGCTGCTAGGGTTATTGGTGGTGGCGATGTTAGTGAAAGGTAAGAAGAAAGCGATGAGAGAAGAGATAGAGCAGAGAGCTTATGAAGAAGAAGCACTTCAGGTTTCAATGGTGGGTCACGTTCGGGCTAATCCCAATAATAGGTACAGTAGCAAGTAA
- the LOC111213794 gene encoding uncharacterized protein LOC111213794 isoform X2, with protein MLEQRAKESEVVTDGEKSKSGKKGAKAPCAKPLSQYSQMMLNHQKLTQPRITSKITEEQLKASSPGKSQTEDQIQTQEPAVQSQPEVTSRETMAASPPTQD; from the exons ATGCTTGAGCAAAGGGCAAAAGAAA GTGAAGTGGTGACGGATGGTGAGAAGTCGAAGTCGGGGAAGAAGGGAGCTAAGGCTCCATGTGCGAAGCCACTTTCTCAGTATTCTCAG ATGATGCTTAATCACCAAAAGCTTACACAACCGAGGATTACCTCAAAGATCACTGAAGAGCAGCTCAAAGCTTCGTCTCCTGGTAAAAGCCAAACAGAGGATCAAATTCAGACTCAAGAACCTGCTGTACAAAGCCAGCCTGAAG TTACATCGAGAGAGACCATGGCTGCATCTCCTCCAACGCAAGATTAA
- the LOC111213793 gene encoding cysteine-rich receptor-like protein kinase 45 isoform X2, translating into MAVTSFLDNLFRRRKKKYRDSISLFEYEFETIRAATNEFSDLIGRGRCGSLYKGNLQSGQEIAVKILCNRYYREFLNEVNLLPKLRHKNLIHLLGFCSEQGQDFLVYEFMPNSSLDQFIFDPCRASQLSWETCRNIFVGIAQGLQYLHEESGLQVVHLDIKPSNILLDEDFNPKITGFEVVRQIQDGQNKAESTRLFGTAL; encoded by the exons ATGGCTGTTACTTCGTTTCTTGACAACCTtttcagaagaagaaagaagaagtatAGAGACTCCATTAGCC TTTTCGAATACGAATTTGAGACCATCAGAGCTGCAACTAATGAGTTCTCGGACCTTATTGGTCGTGGCCGTTGTGGCTCTCTTTACAAG gGTAATCTTCAAAGCGGACAAGAAATAGCAGTCAAGATACTTTGCAATAGATACTACAGAGAGTTTCTTAATGAAGTTAATCTTTTGCCAAAGCTTAGGCACAAGAATCTGATCCATCTTCTTGGTTTCTGCTCTGAACAAGGCCAAGATTTTCTTGTTTATGAATTCATGCCTAACTCAAGCCTCGATCAGTTTATATTCG aTCCATGTAGAGCTTCTCAGCTAAGTTGGGAGACCTGTCGAAACATTTTTGTAGGGATAGCTCAAGGGTTACAGTACCTTCATGAAGAATCTGGCTTGCAGGTTGTTCACCTCGACATTAAACCTAGTAACATTCTTTTGGACGAAGATTTTAACCCGAAAATCACGGGTTTTGAAGTGGTGAGGCAGATTCAAGATGGCCAAAACAAAGCAGAATCCACTAGACTTTTCGGTACTGC GCTCTGA